One genomic segment of Candidatus Cloacimonadota bacterium includes these proteins:
- a CDS encoding 50S ribosome-binding GTPase, with protein MKIALIGPPKSGKTTIFNALTGQSIEVDKYAPATTEPNIGIVQVTDERITHLSELYKPKKTIYAHIEFQDFPGIFAKHSDEPESAIFSGIKSCEAFALVLRAFADEELDQLYGDQDPLKVISHFED; from the coding sequence ATGAAAATAGCTTTGATCGGGCCGCCAAAAAGCGGTAAAACTACCATCTTCAATGCTCTGACTGGGCAAAGTATTGAGGTAGATAAATACGCACCGGCGACAACTGAGCCAAATATTGGCATTGTACAGGTTACGGATGAGCGTATTACACATTTAAGTGAGCTCTATAAGCCCAAGAAAACTATCTATGCCCACATCGAGTTTCAGGATTTTCCGGGAATCTTTGCCAAACATAGTGATGAGCCAGAATCTGCGATATTCTCCGGCATTAAGAGTTGTGAGGCCTTTGCACTGGTGTTGCGGGCGTTTGCGGATGAAGAATTGGATCAGCTTTATGGCGATCAAGACCCGCTAAAAGTAATCAGTCATTTTGAGGAT
- a CDS encoding rRNA pseudouridine synthase, with protein sequence MKSSKTSSNQQSKIVLKPGKLMRLNRYLALCGLGSRRKTEEFIRSGEIVVNNQVVKDLACIVDIDADTVVFNGKKLSVQNEKIYIILNKPTGYVVSQQDEYDRKTVYSLLPEQFSSLPYAGRLDKSSEGLLLFTDDGDLIQRLTHPAYKVEKIYRVRVAPKLGKEAILRLREGIEIEGGKTQSAKVYVKSATDAEMLLRIGIKEGRKRQIRHMIEAVGAKVRSLRRVQFGPLILGDLPSGRWRPLLPNEVRSLLNAVKPHAAKSVAKKAFSTGKESK encoded by the coding sequence ATGAAATCTTCAAAAACATCTTCAAATCAGCAATCCAAAATAGTCTTGAAGCCTGGTAAGCTGATGCGTTTAAATCGCTATTTAGCTCTATGTGGACTGGGTAGCAGGCGCAAAACCGAAGAATTCATCCGTTCCGGAGAGATTGTTGTAAACAATCAAGTGGTGAAAGATCTTGCTTGTATTGTAGATATTGATGCAGACACGGTGGTCTTCAACGGCAAAAAGCTTTCTGTTCAAAATGAAAAGATCTACATCATCCTCAATAAACCAACCGGTTACGTGGTTTCTCAACAAGACGAATATGATCGTAAAACCGTGTATAGCTTGCTTCCTGAGCAATTTAGCTCGCTGCCCTATGCCGGCAGGTTGGATAAAAGCAGCGAAGGATTGTTGCTCTTTACTGATGATGGCGATCTAATTCAAAGACTAACCCATCCGGCGTATAAAGTGGAAAAAATCTATCGCGTAAGAGTAGCACCCAAACTGGGTAAAGAAGCTATTTTACGCTTACGGGAAGGCATTGAAATAGAAGGCGGCAAAACCCAAAGTGCCAAGGTGTATGTAAAAAGCGCCACGGATGCAGAAATGCTGCTGAGAATAGGCATCAAAGAAGGACGTAAACGCCAGATAAGGCACATGATAGAAGCTGTGGGAGCCAAAGTTAGAAGCTTGCGCCGGGTTCAATTTGGACCTTTAATATTGGGCGATCTCCCCTCTGGTAGATGGCGTCCGCTCCTGCCAAATGAAGTACGCTCTTTACTAAATGCAGTTAAGCCTCATGCAGCGAAATCTGTTGCCAAAAAAGCTTTTTCTACAGGAAAGGAAAGCAAATAA
- the lptE gene encoding LPS assembly lipoprotein LptE translates to MVKKFIFAFMLMAVFSGCYYSVYSNAYPHLKNIRIEPFENKTAEFALADKALNEVSLAVRNDGRLKLVTQDPDCRLEGEITSFEDKIYSYDSANQVQDYQLNLVLKVIFTDLVNNEVIYENSALRLSEIYKVGEGSTAKFSTKEEALDEIFKNIFKSAIQNSLEAW, encoded by the coding sequence ATGGTCAAGAAATTTATTTTTGCATTTATGCTGATGGCAGTGTTTAGTGGCTGCTACTACTCTGTATATTCAAATGCTTATCCGCATTTAAAAAATATTAGGATCGAGCCATTTGAGAATAAGACAGCGGAATTTGCTTTGGCAGATAAAGCTTTAAATGAGGTATCTTTAGCAGTGCGAAATGATGGCAGGTTGAAATTGGTTACGCAAGATCCGGATTGCCGTCTGGAGGGAGAGATAACTTCATTTGAAGATAAAATCTACAGCTACGACAGCGCCAATCAGGTGCAGGATTATCAGCTCAACTTGGTATTGAAAGTAATATTCACCGATTTGGTAAACAACGAAGTAATCTACGAAAACTCTGCCTTGCGTTTAAGCGAAATCTATAAGGTGGGAGAAGGAAGTACGGCAAAATTTAGCACCAAAGAGGAAGCCTTGGATGAAATCTTCAAAAACATCTTCAAATCAGCAATCCAAAATAGTCTTGAAGCCTGGTAA
- a CDS encoding PTS sugar transporter subunit IIA, with amino-acid sequence MAKKYISKAEAAKKLKVSDRVIQEMINSKIFETKTVGKNEKIDEDSLNEWLENLNEDDEKMLALKRVICHFEEYMRPENVFLDFHAENKYDAIRILSENAKDLKLVRDARWLYEVVVAREELISTAIGNGVALLHPRHLHPSKIKTPSILFGRSDEGVDFDAPDNKPVNIFFMLLLHNDKQHLFSLSYISKLIMNSNVLESFLSATNTDQIHTALTANMEEK; translated from the coding sequence ATGGCTAAGAAATACATTTCTAAAGCCGAAGCCGCCAAGAAACTTAAGGTTTCCGATCGTGTGATTCAGGAAATGATCAACAGCAAAATCTTCGAAACCAAAACCGTGGGAAAAAACGAGAAAATCGATGAAGATTCTCTCAATGAATGGTTGGAAAACCTCAACGAAGACGACGAAAAAATGCTCGCTCTCAAACGTGTAATCTGTCACTTTGAAGAGTATATGCGCCCCGAAAATGTCTTCTTAGATTTTCACGCAGAAAACAAATACGACGCCATCCGTATTCTCAGTGAAAACGCCAAAGACCTCAAACTTGTTCGTGATGCACGTTGGCTTTATGAAGTTGTGGTTGCCCGAGAAGAACTCATCTCCACTGCCATCGGAAATGGAGTGGCTTTGCTCCACCCCCGCCATCTTCACCCATCCAAAATAAAAACTCCCTCTATCTTGTTTGGACGCTCAGATGAAGGAGTGGATTTTGATGCCCCCGATAACAAACCCGTAAATATCTTCTTTATGCTGTTGCTCCACAACGACAAACAACACCTCTTCTCGCTTTCATACATTTCCAAACTCATTATGAATTCAAATGTGTTAGAGAGTTTTCTTTCCGCTACCAATACCGATCAAATCCACACTGCTCTTACGGCAAATATGGAAGAAAAATAA
- the purE gene encoding 5-(carboxyamino)imidazole ribonucleotide mutase, with amino-acid sequence MNKVRIILGSKSDLDICEPIFETLKSFAVEYDFYISSAHRNPQKTVMLAQNAEKDGCQVIIACAGMAAHLPGVLAAHTSLPVIGVPIQTGALGGRDALYSIVQMPPGVPVACVAINGAKNAALLAIQIIALYNQELKNKLIDYKESLKA; translated from the coding sequence ATGAATAAGGTACGTATTATCCTCGGCAGTAAAAGCGATTTGGATATCTGCGAACCAATATTCGAAACCCTTAAAAGCTTCGCCGTAGAATACGATTTTTATATCAGTAGTGCTCATCGAAACCCGCAAAAGACCGTAATGCTGGCTCAAAATGCCGAAAAAGACGGATGCCAAGTGATTATCGCCTGCGCCGGAATGGCTGCTCATTTGCCAGGAGTTCTTGCCGCTCATACATCTTTACCCGTTATTGGCGTACCTATCCAAACCGGTGCCTTAGGGGGAAGAGATGCACTTTATTCCATCGTCCAAATGCCACCTGGAGTACCTGTGGCTTGCGTTGCGATTAACGGCGCTAAAAATGCCGCTCTTTTAGCCATCCAAATTATTGCCTTGTACAATCAAGAACTCAAGAACAAATTAATTGACTACAAGGAAAGCTTAAAGGCATAA